The following nucleotide sequence is from Devosia salina.
CCAAAGCACTCGAGCGATACCTGCTCAACACACGGAAATTCTTTGCCAAATTCCCCGTGACTTCGATGGCGCTCGACGATCCCCGCTTCGACCCCAATTTCGGCCAGAACAGTTGGAACGGGCCGACGAACGTCCTCAGTCTCATCCGCGCGCCCCACGCGTTCGAGCACCATGGACGTCATGTGGAACTGAGCTGGATCCTGCAGCCGACCCTGTCTGCCCTCTTTGCCACCGACCGGTTTCCGCAGACGCTTAACCCCTATACAGGCGCGGCCGGCTTCACCGAAAAGTACTCCCCCTCCATCCTGTGCCTGCTCGACTTCATCGAGCGCCTCTCCGGCATCCTGCCGCGGCCGGAGGGGGCATTGTGGTTCACCGGATTATTGCCGAAGCCTGCAACGCACCGATACGAAGCTTGGGAAACCGCCTATGGACGCCGGGTCGATGGGGTGGAATTCGAGCTCGTCAATACGCAGGAGGGCAGCGAGATCTGGTGCGACGGCGGACTGCTCGGCCGCTTTCCGGCCGGCATTCGCGTCGTAACCGACCGCTCCGGCGCTCTTCTCGAAATCGTCGGCCTCACCAGCCGCACGGTGACGGGACGCCTGGAGTGGGACGGCAAATCCATCCCCGTCTCCATCGCCCCGAATGAACGCCGGCGATTCGACGCTGGCACATGTGTCTCCACCAGCGCACCGGGATTGGTCTTGCCGAGTTTCGGATAAACCTTGCTCACGCTGCAATCACCGCGCCGCCCTCGGGCATGACCCGAGGGCCAGTCGACGCCCGTACAACTCATGGAGCCCGCTGCAACTGGTCCTCTGGACAGGCGGGGGACGGCATTGTGGGCATTCTTGCACCGCGTGAAGCCCAGCACAGGAACCTTGCCCACGCCCATCCGAAAGGCGTAGCCTCCGTGACAGGACAGTGACAGGGAGCGGGCCTAAGCTCCCGGATACGGACGCAACGACGTTCGCAATTGTTCTAGGGAGGATCTATGAACAAGCTGCTTCTCGCGGCGCTGGTGTCCAGCGCCATTGCCATTCCCGCTTATGCGGCCGATTACACCATCATGGCGCCGGCTTCGCCCGGTGGTGGCTGGGACCAGACGGCCCGCTCCATGCAGCAGGCCCTGACCGAGGAAGGCATTTCGGGCAATGTGCAGGTGACCAACGTCCCCGGTGCCGGTGGCACTATCGGACTTGCCCAGTTTGCCACCCAGGAAAACGGCAACCCCAACGCTCTGATCGTGGGCGGCTACGTGATGGTCGGCGCTATCCTGACCAACATGTCGCCCGTCACGCTTGAGAACGTCACCCCGATCGCCCGCCTGATCGGTGAATCGGACGTGATCGTGGTGCCCGCCAATTCCGAACTCCAGACCATGGATGACCTGGTGGCCAAGCTCAAGGCCGATCCGGGCGCCGTTGCCTGGGCCGGTGGTTCGGCCGGTGGCGTCGACCACATTGCGGCTGGTCTCATCGCCAAGGCCGTTGGTGTTGATCCGACCCAGGTCAACTACATCGCCTATTCGGGCGGTGGCGAGGCCCTCGCGGCCGTGCTTGGCGGCCAGGTTACCGTCGGTATCTCGGGATATGGCGAATTCGAATCGCAGATCGCTGCCGGCGAGCTGCGTGCCCTGGCCGTGACCGGCGCCGATGAAGTCGACGGCATTCCGACTCTCAAGGAATCCAATGTCGACGTGAATGTGGAGAACTGGCGTATGGTCGCCGCGGCTCCCGGCATCACCGATGAACAGAAGGCCGCGATCACGGCCGACATCGAAAAGATGGCGTCGTCCGACACCTGGAAGTCGATCATGGAAACCAATGGCTGGCAGGACATGTACATGTCCGGCGCCGATTTCGATGCCCAGCTTGCCAAGGATATCGAATCGACCACCGCCGTTCTCAAAGACATCGGCCTGGTGCAATGAGTTCCGGCACCAACCTTCAGCGCCGCCCCGATGGGGCGGCGCTTGTCATTGCCGTGATCCTGCTGGCCATCTCCCTCGTCATTTTCTGGCAGACCAGCACCATGCGCCTGCCGCCGCTGCAGGCGCGGGTCGGGCCCCAGGTCTTCCCCTATGGCATTGCGGCCGGGCTGTTCCTTCTCTCCATCGGCACCGCCATTTCCGCCTGGCGCGGAAATTTCCCCGCCCGCACCCGGGATAATTACGGGCCCGTCCTTTGGGTCATTGCCGGTTTGCTGGGACAGATCACGCTGGTCTCCTGGGCCGGGTTTTCCATCGGCACCGGCGTATTGGTGGCCTGCACCACCAAGGCCTTCGGGCGCGGTCCGCTGTGGTTCACCTTCCTGTGCGGCACGGCTTTCGCCTTCGTCATCTGGTTCATCTTCGCTCGCGGACTGCAGCTTTCGCTGCCCACCGGCCCGCTTGAGCGCCTCATTCCCTGATCGGGTAGCACGACCATGGACACATTCGGCCTTCTCGCCAACGGCCTCGCGGCCGCGCTGCAATGGCAGAACCTCATCTATGCCTTTATCGGCGTGACCCTGGGCACCGCCGTGGGCGTTCTGCCCGGCATCGGCCCGGCGCTCACCGTGGCGCTGTTGCTGCCCGTTACCTACCGCCTCGACCCTGCCGGCTCGCTGATCATGTTCGCCGGCATCTATTATGGCGGCATGTATGGCGGCTCGACGACCTCCATCCTGCTCAATACGCCAGGCGAAAGTGCCTCTATCGTCACCGCACTCGAGGGCAACAAGATGGCGCGCAAGGGCAGGGGTGGTCCAGCCCTTGCCACGGCGGCCATCGGCTCCTTTGTAGCAGGCCTGATCGCCACGCTGGCCCTGGCCTTTGTCGCCCCCTGGGTGGTCCGCATCGCCATCGCCTTCGGTCCGGCCGATTATTTTGCGCTGATGGTCCTGGCCTTCGTGACCGTTTCGGCCGCCTTTGGCGACAGTCCGCTGCGCGGCATCACCGCGCTGTTCATCGGGCTGGGCCTGGGGGTCATCGGCATCGACCTGCAGACCGGCCAGGCGCGCCTTTCCTTCGGCGTTCCCGATCTTCTCGATGGGATCGAGGTGACCACCCTGGCGGTGGCGCTATTTGCCATCGGCGAGACCCTTGCCATCGCGGCCACCGCCGCCAACGTCAAGGACGAGATCATCGCGGTCAAGGGTTCGATCTGGATGACCGTGCAGGACTGGAAGCGCTCCTGGCCCGCCTGGCTGCGCGGCGGACTCATCGGTTTCCCGATCGGCGCAATGCCCGCCGGCGGCGCCGAGATCGGCACCTTCTTCTCCTATGCCGCCGAGCGCCGTCTCTCCAAGCATCCCGAGGAATTCGGCGAGGGCGCCATCGAGGGCGTGGCCGGACCGGAGGCCGCCAACAATGCCTCCGCCGCCGGTACCCTGGTGCCGCTGCTGACACTGGGCCTGCCGACCTCAGCAACCGCCGCCATCATGCTGGCCGGTTTCCAGCAGTTCGGCCTGCAGCCCGGCCCCCTGCTGTTCACCAGCAATGCGCCGCTGGTCTGGGCGCTGATTGCCAGCCTGCTCGTCGCCAATTTCATGCTTCTGGTGCTCAACCTGCCGCTGATCGGTCTCTGGGTTAAGCTCCTCACCATTCCCAAGCCCTGGCTCTATGCGGGCATCTTGCTCTTTGCCACGCTCGGCACGCTTGGGGCCAATGGCGCCATGTCGGGGACCCTGGGGCCGATCCACTTTTCGTTCGAGCTGATGATGCTGCTGGGCTTCGGCATATTGGGCTATGTCCTGCGCCGCTTCGGCTATCCCATCGCGCCGGTTGTGATCGGCCTCATTCTCGGGCCGCTGGCCGAGCAGCAATTGCGCCGCGCGCTGGCGATCAGCCAGGGCGACCCGATGATCCTGGTGCATTCGCCGCTGGCCATCGGCCTTTACCTGGTTGCGGCCGCCGCCGTGCTGATCCCGCTCTATCTGCGCATGCGCGGCAAGGGCGAGGTCCTGAGCCAGCTCGCGGCGGACGAGGACTAGCCAGAACACTTCGATCTCTCCGCGGCCTGAACGCGGCCGCGGAGAGACGCCCGGGTTGGATCAGCGGGAAACCAGCCCCAGTGGCCGTGACGGCGGCACTGGATCGACCGGGCCGCCGCCACCGCCGGATAGCGACTGCGGCGCCTCGTCCCGGCCCTCAAAGGCCGAATTGATATCCTGGCAGAAATCCGTGGTGTTCTCGGGGTCAGTCAGCTTGCACTCGGCCTTGTAGTTGCCGCGCGTATCGCATTCGAGTTCGTCCTGCCCATTGGGCAATGAATACTCGAAGCAGATAATGTCGTCGTCATCCGCAATGGCAGCACTGGGTGCCATCGGGATCATGGCGAGCAGGGCGCCGAGGGTCAGGGCGACAGCGCTCATGGCGCGGAGTTCGATGGTATTCATGGTCGGTCTCCTCATCAGCGGGTTGGGGTAACCCGGCTTGTTTTCGATGACCGCCTTATTCGCCATGATGCTTGAACCCGGGATGAGATTGGCTTTCACCTCGCGTTCAGGCGCGCGCGAAAAATGCGAAAAGCCCGACTGCCAGGGAGGAGCCTGGCAGTCGGGCTTTGTCATATCGGCCTGTGGCGTGGGGCTTCCGGAGGGAGGGCCTGAGCCCCATTGCCTGCCTATGCTCAACGCCGGGAAGAGCGGAGCTTAGAGCTTGCCGATGTTGCGGAACGCGACCGGGTCGATACCCAGGGTGTCCAGGTGCTTGGCCTTGGGCGCCCGTCCCGCTTCAACCGCCGCCGACACAGCAGCAGCGCTGCCGAACACGGTGGCAAAAGTGTCGAGGGTCGCAAAGAACTTGTTCTTGCGCGGGGTGCTCATTTTCCAATCCTTCCTGTCCGACCCGGATGATCCCGGTCGTTTCCATGCCCAATAGATGGACCTCGTCCTGCCGGATCGGTAGGGGTCGATTGTTCACCCCAGCCATGCATTGAGGGAAAATCTTCTCCTGACGTCACCGGGCCATGCCGAGCGGCGAAGTCAGGGGCCGTGACTTAGGGCTTAGGGGAGACGATTTCCTGCCAGGTGTCGAGGAAGCGTTGCCGCCGCAATCTGTCCAGCGCCACGAGAAGGCCCGGACCGAGCGGAATGGGCTGGATGACGCCGCGTCCGCGTGCCGCGATCGCTTCGCTGGTCCATGCGCCCGAACCATTCGGCACCACCGAACCGAGGGCGGTCGGGCCCGAGGCAATGGCCTGCCCAGCCGGCGACAGGGCAAAATCCACGAAGGCCTTTGCCAGCTCGGCATTGGGTGCGTCGCGCGGGATCAGCATGGAGCGGGTCAGCACCAGCACATAGTCGTCGGGCACCACGATCTCTATCGGCGCTCCCTCGGCCTGCCGGGCAAAGGCATAGGAGCCGAGCACATTATAGCCCAGCGCCAGCGTGCCATCGGCCACGCCGTTGAGAATGGCCGGGCTGGAGCCCGAGAATTGCGCATTGACCCGGCCAAAGGCGCTGGCCAGGCGCCAGAAGGTGGATGAGATCGTCTGGTCCTGCGCGGCCAGAAGGTAGCCGACGCCGGAAACCCCAATGTCATAGGTTGCGATCCTGCCGCGGAAGCGCTCGGTCTGGGTTTCGAGCAGTTCCGCCAGTGTCAGGTGCGTGCGAGGCACTTCGTCGTCGGCGATCAGGTCGCGATTATAAATGATGACGGCCGGCTCGAAGGTGAAGCCGAACACTTCACTGCGCCAATGTGCCCAGTCGGGAAGCCCGGAAAGCCAGGGGCTGTCATAGGCCAGGGCATGTCCGTCATTGGCCAGCTTGAGCTGCAGGTCAGAGGCCGAACTGATCAGCAGGTCCGGCGCCCGGTCGAGCGTGCCGGCCAGGAACCCTTCATAGAGCGGCAAGGAGTCGGTCTCTTCGTAGATCACGCTCACATCCGGTCGCTGGGCCTGAAAGCCCGCGACAAAATAGGCAAAGAGCGGCGTGTCGGTCGTACCCAGAATGGTCAGCGTGGTCTGGCTCGACCCATCGGGAGCCGGGTAAGTGGTCGTGGCCGCCTCTGCAGGTGCGGGCGATCCCCAGAGGGCAGCCACCACGACCAGCGCACCCATAACCGGCAAGACGCCCGAGCCGCCGGCGCCGGCCGAGCGGCGGAGCAGTGGCAGGGCGATGGACACGACGAGGCCGCCGCCGGATCGGTCGAGAAGGGTCAGTGTGCCCCGATGCGCCGCGGCCACGCGCGCGACAATGGACAGGCCCAGCCCCGACCCCACCTTGCCATTGCTGGCCCTGCCGCGCTTGAACCGTTCCAGCACGCTCGCCTTCTCGCTCTCCTCGATGCCCGGCCCCCTGTCGCTGACCTCCACCACCAGATATCCCATCTCGATGCGACCGGCGATATCGACAGACGCCTCCGAATAGACCAGCGCATTGTCCACCACATTGCGCATCATCTCGCGCAGCGCCACGCGGTCTCCCCGCAACTGGGCTACCGCGGCGTCCGCGGCCAGGTCGATCACCAGGCGGCGCGCCTGCTCGGGATCCAGCCTCTGCCGCACGTCCTCGATCACCGCCGCCAGCGTCGTGGTTTCAATTTCCTGGTTCTCCATCCGATGAGAGATGGTGGCTTCCATCAGCAACTGGCTGACCAGCTGGCTGGCCTGCACCGCACCGGTATGGATGCGCCCGACGCGCCGCCGCAGGGCGTCCGGGTCCTGCTCGTCCATCGCCACTTCCGCCTGGGCACGCAAAGAGGCGAGGGGGGTTCGCACCTCGTGCGCGGCCTCGGCCACCAGTCCGCTCACCCGCTCCATGGCCTTTTGCAGCCGTCCCATGAAGCCGTTGAGCGCTGAAACCAGGTGGTCGACTTCCTCCGGCACCGGCACGGTGATTGGGGAGAGATCATCGGGCGCCCGCGCCCGCAATTCGTGTTCCAGTTCGGTCAGTGGCGCGAACATGCGCGAAATGCCAAACCAGACCAGACCCACTGCCAGCAAGGTGAGGGCAATAACCGGCAACACGGCGTTGGAGAGGATTTCGTTGGACAGCGCCTCGCGCTGGTTCTGGGTCTCGGCGACATGGATGGTGACCCAGCCGGTATCGCTGGGGGTCGAAATCAGCCTGCCGACGCTGGCCACGCGCACTGTCTCGCCGCGATAGCGCATGTCGACAAAGCTCGGCTCGGCTGAAACGGTCTCGCCCACCTGCGCCGCCAGGTCTTCATAGCCGGTCACGGTGCGCGCATCCGGGTCTTCCACGGCGTAGAACACCCGGTCACGGCCCGAAAACATGGCGAAGGCGGCAAAGGGGATTTCCACTACCACAGCGTCATTCTCGACCTGTACGGCGCCGGCAATGGTCAGGGCGGAAGCGGCGAGCAGCCTGTCGAAGGCGCGGTCGGAGGCGCGCTCGGCATAGTCGCGGATGAAGATGATCAGCACCACGGCAGCGAGCATGAGCAGCGCCACCGCCAGCGCAAAGATACGGCGCCGCAAGGAAAAGCGTTTGGCGGTCAATTGGGGAGCAACGCTGGATGGGGATTACGCATCGATCACCCGCATCATGTAGCCGACGCCGCGAATGGTGCCGATCTCGACATTGGCGTTCTCGAGCTTCTTGCGCAGGCGAGAAATGTGCAGCTCGAGCGCGTTGACCGAAACGGATTCGTCGAAATTGAACAGCTGGTTCATCAGCCGCTCCTTGGCGACCACCTTGCCGGCATGCGCGACCAGGATTTCCAGCAGCCGGAATTCGCGCCGCCCCAGCTCCAGCGCCTTGCCATCGACGGCGGCATTGAGCCCGGCCAGGTCCAGTTCCAGATTGCCCACGCCCACCGTGCTGGACGCCTGGCCTCCGGTGCGGCGCAACAGGGCGCGCAGCCGCGCTTCGAGTTCGCGCAGGTCGAAGGGCTTGACCAGATAGTCGTCCGCGCCCAGGTCGAGCAGGCTCACTTTGTCGTCGATTTCCGAGCGCGCAGTGATCACCAGGATCGGCGCGTTGAACTTGCGCTTGCGCAGTTCGGCAATCAAGCTGATGCCGTCGCGATGCGGCAGCATGAGATCGAGCGCCACGGCGTCGAAGGGTTCCGCCTCGGCCGTCGGCACCACATCGTCGCCGTCGCGCACCCACTCCACCGAATGGCCGGCCGAGCGCAGGCGCTTTTCGATCGCCTCGCCCAGATCCTCATTGTCCTCCACCAGCAATATGCGCATGCGTCCTCCTCGCCCGGAGACACTAGTGCATTGTCGGGACAATGGGGAATTGGATTTAGGGCCAATGAACAGGCCGGCGGCAGGCCGCCCTAATATTTGAGGGACAGGTTGCGCAGCGCGCTCAATGCCTGAAGGCGCCAGCCCTTGATCTGCTCGAAAAGCCCGAGAACCGAAAAGGAGGGCGGATCGACATAATTGGCCAGCATGGCCTCGGCCAGGCGCTTGCCCTCGCGCACGATGCGGCGCTCTTCCAGATCCTGTCCGCCATTGGGTACCCGCATGGCCGCCTCCTCGTGGTTGACGAAACCTTAACGGGCAGGGGCGGCCTTGTCTGCCTTATCGTGAAGAAATGGTTTACGCCTGGGTCGGGCCGCAGCCGCAGGTCAGATGCGTAAACTTGTCGATACCGCGTTCAGGCGGCGGCAATGGCCGCAGGTTAGCCTGCTCTCATGCCACAGCCGCCCTCCCGCAGTCCCGCCAGGTCCCCGCTCCTCCTCGAACGTCGTATCGCGCCGCGCCGCAATACATACATCCAGGCCACCATCGCCATGGGGTTCGCAAGCGTGCCCTGCATCGTTCGCAATGTCTCCGACACCGGCGCCAAGCTGGAAGTCGCGCGGGTCGGCGGTATTCCCGATCGCTTTGACCTGATCGTGCCCGGTCACCGTCCGCAGCCCTGCCGCGTCGTCTGGCGCGCGCTCAAGGAACTGGGCGTCGAATACCAGGCGCAGCCGCACCAGCCGGCGGACAATGCCAACGGATAGTCCGGTTTTCGGACCTAGCGGGCAGGGATGTTCGCCGGACGAATAGAGCGCTTCTGCGCTGCGATGCGGAACGGCGCGTTGACCGCGCCATAGCCGGCATAGGCGCCCTTGCGCTGCACGATCTCGAAAAAGAAGCCTTCGCCGAAATTGGGCGTGTAGAGCTGGAAGAATTCGCCGCCCGCGTCCCGGTCATAGAGGATATTGAGTTCTGCCAATTGCGCGATGGTCTCGGACGCGAGGCCCAGCCGTGCGGCGAGGTCGTCATAGTAGTTGCGCGAAATCTGCAGCGGCTCCAGGCCATTGGCCTTGAGGGCGCGCGCGCTGGCAAAGATGTCGCCACTCGAAAAGGCAATATGCTGCACGCTCGAGCCAAAGGTCTCGGCGATGAAATGCCCCGCCAGCGTCCGGTGGCTTTCCGCCCCGTTGAGCGTCAGTCGCAGCGAGCCATCGTCATTCTCGATTACCTGGCTGCGCACCAGGCCCGAGGGGTCCACCACATCGACCATCGGTCCTTTGTCGACCAGGAAGATCGAGCGGTAGAACAATATCCAGGTCAGCATTTCCTCGTAATTCATCGTTTGGGCGATGTGGTCGAAGCCCACAAGGCCGGCACCTCCCGCCCCGGCGGCCGGGGCCGCCTCGAACTCAACATCCCAAACGCGGGCCAGGTCGGAATGATCGTCGAGGAAATAAATGACGCCGCCGCCAACGCCGCGCACGGCCGGAATGGACAGTTCGCCCGGGGCCACGCGTTGCGCAAAGGGCTGCGCGTCGAGCGCCTGGGCGCGGGCCAATGTCGCCTGCGCGTCCTCCACCAGCAGGCCCATGGCATAGGCCGAAGTGCCATGGGTCAGATAGGCGGCATGGGCCAGCCCCTCGCGCTCGGTATTGATGACTATGTTAATATCGCCCTGGCTGAAGCGCTCGACGCTCTTGCTGCGGTGCCGGCCGGTCCGCGCAAAACCGAGCTGGCCCAGCATGGAGCGCAGGGTTTCCGCCTCGCTCTCATCGGCGGTGAACTCGACGAAACTTACGCCCTTCACCGACACGCGCCGGGGCAGGGCAGGCAGGGTCGGGGCAATGGCCGGCTCGGCCTCGCGCACCTGGTCCATCAGGAAGGTCAGCGAGCGATGGCCATCGAGCGCAATGGTGCGCGGTGAACCGGCGCGGAACTGGTCGTTGAAGATTTCGAGCGACAGCGGCCCCGTATAGCCCGTCGCCGCGACCGCCCGGGCAAAATCCACCACCGGCAAATCACCTTCGCCCGGCATATTGCGGAAATGCCGGCTCCAGTAGAGCAGGTCCATGTCCAGCGCCGGTGCATCGGCCAGTTGCACGATGAAGATCTTGTCGCCCGGAATGGATCGAATCGTGTCCGGATCGATACGGCGCGACAGGCTGTGGAAGC
It contains:
- a CDS encoding Bug family tripartite tricarboxylate transporter substrate binding protein, producing MNKLLLAALVSSAIAIPAYAADYTIMAPASPGGGWDQTARSMQQALTEEGISGNVQVTNVPGAGGTIGLAQFATQENGNPNALIVGGYVMVGAILTNMSPVTLENVTPIARLIGESDVIVVPANSELQTMDDLVAKLKADPGAVAWAGGSAGGVDHIAAGLIAKAVGVDPTQVNYIAYSGGGEALAAVLGGQVTVGISGYGEFESQIAAGELRALAVTGADEVDGIPTLKESNVDVNVENWRMVAAAPGITDEQKAAITADIEKMASSDTWKSIMETNGWQDMYMSGADFDAQLAKDIESTTAVLKDIGLVQ
- a CDS encoding tripartite tricarboxylate transporter TctB family protein, producing MSSGTNLQRRPDGAALVIAVILLAISLVIFWQTSTMRLPPLQARVGPQVFPYGIAAGLFLLSIGTAISAWRGNFPARTRDNYGPVLWVIAGLLGQITLVSWAGFSIGTGVLVACTTKAFGRGPLWFTFLCGTAFAFVIWFIFARGLQLSLPTGPLERLIP
- a CDS encoding tripartite tricarboxylate transporter permease; this encodes MDTFGLLANGLAAALQWQNLIYAFIGVTLGTAVGVLPGIGPALTVALLLPVTYRLDPAGSLIMFAGIYYGGMYGGSTTSILLNTPGESASIVTALEGNKMARKGRGGPALATAAIGSFVAGLIATLALAFVAPWVVRIAIAFGPADYFALMVLAFVTVSAAFGDSPLRGITALFIGLGLGVIGIDLQTGQARLSFGVPDLLDGIEVTTLAVALFAIGETLAIAATAANVKDEIIAVKGSIWMTVQDWKRSWPAWLRGGLIGFPIGAMPAGGAEIGTFFSYAAERRLSKHPEEFGEGAIEGVAGPEAANNASAAGTLVPLLTLGLPTSATAAIMLAGFQQFGLQPGPLLFTSNAPLVWALIASLLVANFMLLVLNLPLIGLWVKLLTIPKPWLYAGILLFATLGTLGANGAMSGTLGPIHFSFELMMLLGFGILGYVLRRFGYPIAPVVIGLILGPLAEQQLRRALAISQGDPMILVHSPLAIGLYLVAAAAVLIPLYLRMRGKGEVLSQLAADED
- a CDS encoding extracellular solute-binding protein, which encodes MTAKRFSLRRRIFALAVALLMLAAVVLIIFIRDYAERASDRAFDRLLAASALTIAGAVQVENDAVVVEIPFAAFAMFSGRDRVFYAVEDPDARTVTGYEDLAAQVGETVSAEPSFVDMRYRGETVRVASVGRLISTPSDTGWVTIHVAETQNQREALSNEILSNAVLPVIALTLLAVGLVWFGISRMFAPLTELEHELRARAPDDLSPITVPVPEEVDHLVSALNGFMGRLQKAMERVSGLVAEAAHEVRTPLASLRAQAEVAMDEQDPDALRRRVGRIHTGAVQASQLVSQLLMEATISHRMENQEIETTTLAAVIEDVRQRLDPEQARRLVIDLAADAAVAQLRGDRVALREMMRNVVDNALVYSEASVDIAGRIEMGYLVVEVSDRGPGIEESEKASVLERFKRGRASNGKVGSGLGLSIVARVAAAHRGTLTLLDRSGGGLVVSIALPLLRRSAGAGGSGVLPVMGALVVVAALWGSPAPAEAATTTYPAPDGSSQTTLTILGTTDTPLFAYFVAGFQAQRPDVSVIYEETDSLPLYEGFLAGTLDRAPDLLISSASDLQLKLANDGHALAYDSPWLSGLPDWAHWRSEVFGFTFEPAVIIYNRDLIADDEVPRTHLTLAELLETQTERFRGRIATYDIGVSGVGYLLAAQDQTISSTFWRLASAFGRVNAQFSGSSPAILNGVADGTLALGYNVLGSYAFARQAEGAPIEIVVPDDYVLVLTRSMLIPRDAPNAELAKAFVDFALSPAGQAIASGPTALGSVVPNGSGAWTSEAIAARGRGVIQPIPLGPGLLVALDRLRRQRFLDTWQEIVSPKP
- a CDS encoding response regulator transcription factor, translating into MRILLVEDNEDLGEAIEKRLRSAGHSVEWVRDGDDVVPTAEAEPFDAVALDLMLPHRDGISLIAELRKRKFNAPILVITARSEIDDKVSLLDLGADDYLVKPFDLRELEARLRALLRRTGGQASSTVGVGNLELDLAGLNAAVDGKALELGRREFRLLEILVAHAGKVVAKERLMNQLFNFDESVSVNALELHISRLRKKLENANVEIGTIRGVGYMMRVIDA
- a CDS encoding PilZ domain-containing protein, producing MPQPPSRSPARSPLLLERRIAPRRNTYIQATIAMGFASVPCIVRNVSDTGAKLEVARVGGIPDRFDLIVPGHRPQPCRVVWRALKELGVEYQAQPHQPADNANG
- a CDS encoding bifunctional sugar phosphate isomerase/epimerase/4-hydroxyphenylpyruvate dioxygenase family protein; translation: MKTSIATVSISGDLREKLEAIAAAGFDGVEIFENDFLAFDRSPAEVRLMAEDLGLDITLFQPFRDFEGLPEPQRRQAFDRAERKFDLMQALGAPLMLVCSSVAPAAMGGIDRAAADFRELGERAAKRGSKVGYEALAWGRHVNDHRDAWEVVRRADHPNVGLILDSFHSLSRRIDPDTIRSIPGDKIFIVQLADAPALDMDLLYWSRHFRNMPGEGDLPVVDFARAVAATGYTGPLSLEIFNDQFRAGSPRTIALDGHRSLTFLMDQVREAEPAIAPTLPALPRRVSVKGVSFVEFTADESEAETLRSMLGQLGFARTGRHRSKSVERFSQGDINIVINTEREGLAHAAYLTHGTSAYAMGLLVEDAQATLARAQALDAQPFAQRVAPGELSIPAVRGVGGGVIYFLDDHSDLARVWDVEFEAAPAAGAGGAGLVGFDHIAQTMNYEEMLTWILFYRSIFLVDKGPMVDVVDPSGLVRSQVIENDDGSLRLTLNGAESHRTLAGHFIAETFGSSVQHIAFSSGDIFASARALKANGLEPLQISRNYYDDLAARLGLASETIAQLAELNILYDRDAGGEFFQLYTPNFGEGFFFEIVQRKGAYAGYGAVNAPFRIAAQKRSIRPANIPAR